CATATCAGACGGAGAATTTTGATTTGTGGGACGGCAATCCGACAAAAGCATTTTCCATGATGGCGGCGGAGTATCACCAGGGTCTGACGCCCGCCAACTACGACAGTTACCGGCAGGCGCTCTACAACCTGGACGGGAAATTTTCCAGAATGACGCTGGCGGTCGGTCACATCGACGGGGAGCGCGACGGGAGCGCATCGCTGTATATTTATAAGGACGGGGAGCTGGCGCAGACGCTGAATCTTACCAGCGACATGATGACGCAGAAGCTGGAGCTGGATACGACGGGCGTGAAGCAGCTCCGGCTGGACCAGGAGGGCGGCGATGCGGCATACGGCTATGCGGACGTGACAGGCTATGGCGGGCATAATTTCGTGGAAGAAATGTCACAGGTCGTTTCGGTATTCAGCGACGGCGTGTACACCTACACCTGCAAAGACTGCGGTTATTCCTACGGGGAAACGATTCCGGAGCAGAGCGAGTGCGTGCCGTACCTTACGCCCTACCAGACCACCAACATGTATTCCCTGGAGGATACAGAGGATACGCAGGACTGCTTCTATGTGATGGGCAAGGCGTATTACAAAGGAACGATTCCGGATAACTATGACAGCAGGCGGGAGGCGCTCTACAATCTCGGACAGAAATACAACAGCGTCACCTTTACGGTCGGGCACTGCGACAATGAGCGGAAGGGAAGCGCCGTGCTGCGTGTGTTTGGCGACGGCAATCTGATGAAAGAGCTGGAGCTGACAAAAGACATGCTGAATCAGACTGTTACCATCAATACGGTAGGCGTTACGCAGCTGAAGATTTCCTACGAGGGCGGCGACAGCAGCTACGCGATTTTCGATATGAGTTATGAATCGGCGGAGACCTGGGAGCACAATTTCACCAGAGAAGTCCTGCTGGAGGCAACGGTCGGACAGACCGGCATCAGCACCTATACCTGCGTAAATTGCGGAGCATGTTACACGGAAATCATTCCGGCGGTGGACGAGTAAAATACCCCGGTGCAAGCATACGGACAGAAGAGGGAGGAAGGCTATGTATTGTCATAATTGTGGGAAAGAGATAGAAAACGGCGTAAAGCATTGTCCGCACTGTGGAGCGCAGCAGATGGCGGTTCAGAATGATGCGTCGTCCGCACAGAGCAGCGGAAGCGGGAAAAACAGCGGAAAAAAGAAGCCGGTGGGGCTGATTGCAGCGGTTGCCATTGTTGCGGTCGTCCTTGTGGTGGCGTTTGTGATGCTCACCGGGAAGCGGA
This is a stretch of genomic DNA from Marvinbryantia formatexigens DSM 14469. It encodes these proteins:
- a CDS encoding NPCBM/NEW2 domain-containing protein; the encoded protein is MVMKSGKRRFYAALLAAGLVLSAGAGGAAEEAAGTGVAEGMAAETDTAGNPSDNAAGAVTDADDGVAESAADGAASDDTLNQVPHVLVPYQTENFDLWDGNPTKAFSMMAAEYHQGLTPANYDSYRQALYNLDGKFSRMTLAVGHIDGERDGSASLYIYKDGELAQTLNLTSDMMTQKLELDTTGVKQLRLDQEGGDAAYGYADVTGYGGHNFVEEMSQVVSVFSDGVYTYTCKDCGYSYGETIPEQSECVPYLTPYQTTNMYSLEDTEDTQDCFYVMGKAYYKGTIPDNYDSRREALYNLGQKYNSVTFTVGHCDNERKGSAVLRVFGDGNLMKELELTKDMLNQTVTINTVGVTQLKISYEGGDSSYAIFDMSYESAETWEHNFTREVLLEATVGQTGISTYTCVNCGACYTEIIPAVDE